CTTTATATGCAATTTTTGCAGTCCTTTCGGTTGGTTATTATAAAAAAGTAATAAGAGAATCATTATAACTATTAAATAGGAAGAAACTCCGAAAAACAGTATGATCTAATACAGGTCATACTGTTTTTTGAATTTTATATTTAATGAAATATTTCATAACAGCTTGACTTTCGTTTGTCAGAATATTAAAGTTTAACATATTAATAATCTAGTGTACGAAAGTGAAGTGTCTTTATGAATGCGGTAATTGTGGCAGTAGCTGTCATGTTAATATTAAGTTTGCTTCGAATCAATGTTGTCCTTTCACTTGTTTTAGGAGCCTTTGCAGGGGGCTTAACAAGTGGTATGGGTATTCAAGCAACTGTCGAGTCGTTTACAGAGGGGTTAGGGGCAGGTGCTACTATTGCACTTAGTTATGGTTTACTTGGTGGATTTGCTATAGCTATCTCGAAGACAGGTATACCTGACTTATTCATTGCAGGTATGTTAAACGTGTTAAATAAAAATGGTTCAAGTAATAGGAAGGGCTTAGTAAAAGTATTAATTTTTCTTCTTATTTTTATCATGGCCATTTTTTCTCAAAATTTAATTCCAATTCATATTGCTTTTATCCCTTTACTAATACCACCGATTTTAAAGGTTTTAAATATGCTTGAAGTGGATCGTAGAATAATAGCAACATTGATTGCGGTTGGCTTAATTGGCACCTATAGTTTTGTACCAGCAGGCTTCGGGGCCATCTTCCAAGAAATTGTGTCAACGCAAGTTACAAATGCCGGAATGGTTGCACAAGCAAGTGATGTGCCTGTAGCAATGGCTATTCCTATCCTAGGTATGTTAGTAGGACTAGGGATTGCCTTCTATGTATATCGCAAACCACGTATATACAAAAATACAGATGTAGAAACAGCGACTTTAAATGTGAATGTCAGTAAATCAGTTATTATTTCTACGGCACTAGCATTAATTGTTTCCCTTATCGCGCAAATCGCAACAGATTCCATGATTGTCGGAGCCTTTGCAGGGATCATGATTATGTATTTTACGGGTGCTCTTAAATGGAGAGAGGCCGATGAAATTCTATCAGAAGGTATGAAAATGATGGCGTTCATTGGCTTCGTCATGATTGCTGCCAATGGATTCGCCTCAGTAATCAATGCTACGGGTGATGTAGATAGCTTAATTACAAGCTCTCTGACATACCTTGAAGGCAATAGAAGTTTGGCGGTATTTATAATGCTGGTGATTGGATTAGTTGTAACAATGGGCATTGGTTCTTCTTTTGCGACAGTACCGATTATTGCGACTTTATTTGTTCCGTTAGCACAAGGATTAGGAATGAGCCCTTTAGCGATATTGTGCTTAATCGGAACTGCGGGCGCATTAGGTGACGCAGGTTCACCAGCATCAGATTCAACATTAGGACCAACTGCTGGCTTGAATGTTGATGGACAACATAATCATATTTGGGATACATGTGTACCAACGTTTATCTTTATTAATATTCCACTCGTCCTATTTGGTTGGATTGCCTGTGTATTCTTTCTATAATATTGAGAAGCAGTTTCTAATTTTAGAGACTGCTTTTTTTATTAATTGTTCGAAATGTTCGAAAACGTAGATAGCACAGGTTATGTGTTGCAAAATACACGAAAATTATATATACTAGTAAACGGCTTAAATAAGCGAGAAATATTAGTAGTAAAGAATATCTACAACATTTAAAAGAATTTAGCGAAAAGACTTGCTTATTCTTTTTTTATTGTATATAATGTTGAATGTTGGTCTTTGACTGCGATGAAACGAGAGGTTGCCGACACACCCGGCCGCTTTGCCATGGCGGTGCGTTGGAGAATTTTCGTGGAGAATGTCTAGAAAATAGGCGAGAAGGAGGGAAAATAATGGCAAAACAAAAGATTCGTATTCGTTTAAAAGCGTATGATCACCGTATTTTAGATCAGTCTGCTGAGAAAATTGTGGAGACTGCAAAACGTTCAGGTGCAAGTGTATCAGGTCCGATTCCACTTCCAACTGAGAAGTCTGTGTACACAATTCTACGTGCTGTTCACAAGTACAAAGATTCTCGTGAACAATTCGAGATGCGTACGCATAAACGTCTGATCGATATCGTTAACCCAACACCACAAACTGTTGATGCGTTAATGAAACTTGATTTACCATCTGGCGTTGATATCGAAATCAAACTTTAATGGTAAAAACAATATAACAACTTTTTAAAACTTACAGGAGGTGTGACAAATGGCTAAAGGAATCTTAGGTAGAAAAATTGGTATGACACAAGTTTTCGCTGAAAACGGCGATTTAATCCCGGTAACAGTTATCGAAGCTACTCCAAACGTAGTTCTTCAAAAGAAAACTGTTGAAACAGACGGCTACGAAGCAATTCAAGTTGGTTTCGAAGATAAGCGCGTTAAGCTTTCTAACAAACCAGCGCAAGGTCACGTAGCAAAAGCGAATACTGCTCCTAAGCGCTTCATTCGTGAATTCCGCAACGTGAACGTTGAAGAATACGAAGTTGGTCAAGAAGTCAAAGTAGAAATTTTCGCAGAAGGCGATGTAATTGATGTAACAGGTGTTACTAAAGGTAAAGGTTTCCAAGGTGTTATCAAACGCCACGGACAATCTCGTGGTCCTATGGCCCACGGTTCTCGTTACCACCGTCGTCCTGGTTCAATGGGTCCAGTTGCTCCGAACCGCGTATTTAAACAAAAGAAATTACCTGGTCAAATGGGTGGCACAGTAGTTACAATCCAAAACTTAGAAATCGTAAAAGTTGATGCGGAACGTAACTTACTACTTGTTAAAGGTAATGTTCCTGGTTCTAAAAAAGCTCTAGTTACAGTTAAAACTGCAATTAAAGCTAACTAATCACTTCAAGAAAGGAGGAAACAGGAATGACAAAAGTATCTGTACTTAGTCAAACAGGTGCTTCAGTTGGTGAAATCGAGTTAAACGAAGCGATCTTCGGAATCGAGCCAAATGAAGCAGTATTATTCGACGCAGTAGTTGCACAACGCGCTTCTCTTCGTCAAGGTAATCATAAGGTGAAAAACCGTTCTGAAGTTGCTGGTGGTGGTCGTAAACCATGGCGCCAAAAAGGAACTGGTCGTGCTCGTCAAGGTTCTATCCGTTCTCCACAATGGCGCGGCGGTGGTATCGTATTCGGTCCAACTCCACGTAGCTATTCTTATAAATTACCTAAAAAAGTTCGTCGTTTAGCTCTTAAATCTGCTTTATCAGCTAAAGTAGTAGAACAAAACTTCTTAGTTCTTGATGCTCTTACACTAGCAGCACCAAAAACAAAAGAATTCACTAAAATTCTTAAAGATCTTTCTTTAGAGAAAAAATCTTTATTCGTAACTGCTGACCTAGATGAAAACGTAGCATTATCTGCTCGTAACATCCCTGGTGTAACAGTGTTAACTGCAAACGGAATCAACGTTCTTGATCTTTTAGGTCACGAAAAAGTTGTATTCACTAAAGCTGCAGTAGAAAAAGTTGAGGAGGTGCTTGGATAATGGAAGCACGTGATATTTTAAAACGTCCGGTCATTACTGAGCGTTCTTCAGAACTTATGGCAGAGAAAAAGTATACTTTCGAAGTAGACACTCGCGCTAACAAAACTCAAGTAAAAGACGCTGTAGAAGAAATCTTTGGCGTAAACGTTGAGAAAGTAAACGTTCTTAACTACAAAGGTAAATTCAAACGCGTTGGCCGTTACGGTGGTTACACAAACAAACGTCGTAAAGCGATTGTTAAACTAACTGCGGACAGCAAAGACATCGAATTATTCGAAATGTAATCCTTTAAGGATTTATGATTTGAACAATCAAGAAGGAGGGAAACACAATGGCGATTAAAAAGTATAAACCTACCTCTAATGGTCGTCGTAATATGACGTCTTTAGACTTTGCGGAAATTACAACTAACAAGCCTGAGAAATCATTGCTTGAACCAACTAAACGCAAAGCTGGTCGTAACAACCAAGGTAAAATCACTGTTCGTCATCATGGTGGTGGTCATAAGAAGCAATATCGTGTTATCGATTTCAAACGTGTTAAAGATGGCATTCCAGCGAAAGTTGCTACTATCGAATATGATCCAAACCGTTCTGCGAATATCGCATTAATCAACTACGCTGATGGAGCAAAAGCTTACATCTTAGCACCAAAAGGTCTAGAGGTTGGTCAAACAATCGTATCTGGTCCAGATGCTGATATTAAAGTAGGTAACACATTACCATTAGCAAACATTCCAATGGGTACAACAATCCATAACATCGAGTTAAAACCTGGTAAAGGTGGACAATTAGTACGTTCTGCTGGTACTTCTGCGCAAGTACTTGGTCGTGAAGACAAATACGTAATCGTTCGTCTACAATCTGGTGAAGTACGTTTAGTTCTTGCTACTTGCCGCGCTACAATCGGTCAAGTTGGTAACGAACAACATGAACTTGTACACATCGGTAAAGCAGGTCGTAGCCGTTGGTTAGGTAAACGCCCAACTGTTCGTGGTTCTGTAATGAACCCTAACGATCACCCACACGGTGGTGGTGAAGGACGTTCTCCAATCGGACGTAAATCACCGATGACACCTTGGGGTAAACCAGCACTTGGTTACAAAACTCGTAATAAGAAAAACAAATCGGATAAATTCATCATCCGTAGTCGTAAAAAATAAAGTGGTTAAACTACGGTTCTATGTGAGAGCCGTGGTGGAATCACAGAGGGAGGTTCCTACATGGGTCGCAGTTTGAAAAAAGGACCTTTTGTTGACGACCACTTAATGAAAAAAGTGGAAGCACAAGAGGCTTCTGAGAAGAAACAAGTTATTAAAACTTGGTCTCGCCGTTCTACAATCTTCCCGAACTTCATCGGACTAACAATTGCTGTATATGATGGACGTAAACATGTTCCTGTATACGTAACAGAAGATATGGTAGGCCACAAACTTGGTGAATTCGCACCGACACGTACTTACAAAGGTCACGGTGCAGACGACAAGAAAACAAGACGCTAATTTTGAGAGGAGGTAAATCCTAATGACACAAGCTAAAGCTATCGCTCGCACAGTACGTATCGCTCCTCGTAAAGTTCGTCTAGTTGTAGACTTAATCCGAGGTAAGCAAGTAGGTGAGGCAGTTGCAATTTTACGTCATACTCCAAAAGCGGCGTCTCCAGTCGTTGAGAAAGTATTAAAATCTGCAGTTGCTAATGCTGAGCACAACTACGATCTAGATATCAACTCTTTAGTAGTTTCTGAAGTATTCGTTGATGAAGGTCCAACATTAAAACGTTTCCGTCCACGTGCACAAGGACGTGCAAGCGCAATTAACAAACGCACAAGCCACATCACTTTAGTGGTATCTGAGAAGAAGGAGGGTTAATCCGTGGGTCAAAAAGTACATCCAATAGGACTGCGCGTTGGTATTATTCGTGACTGGGAGTCAAAATGGTACGCTGAAAAAGACTATGCAACTCTACTTCACGAAGACATCAAAGTGCGTAAATATATTGAAACGGCTCTTAAAGACGCTTCTGTTTCTAAAGTTGAAATCGAACGTGCTGCAAACCGTGTAAACATTACAATTCACACTGCTAAACCAGGGATGGTAATCGGTAAAGGTGGTACTGAAGTTGAAAATCTTCGTAAATACCTTGGCGAATTAACTGGTAAACGTGTACACATCAACATCATCGAAATTAAACGTGCTGATCTTGACGCTCGTCTAGTAGCTGAAAACATCGCTCGTCAATTAGAAAACCGTGTTTCATTCCGTCGTGCACAAAAGCAATCAATCCAACGCACAATGCGTGCTGGTGCAAAAGGAATTAAAACACAAGTATCTGGTCGTTTAGGTGGCGCTGATATCGCGCGTGCTGAACACTATAGTGAAGGAACTGTTCCACTTCATACTCTACGTGCTGACATCGACTATGCACACGCAGAAGCTGACACTACTTACGGTAAATTAGGCGTTAAAGTATGGATCTACCGTGGTGAAGTTCTTCCTACGAAGAAATCTGTGGAAGGAGGCAAATAATATGTTATTGCCTAAACGCGTAAAATACCGTCGTGAACACCGCGGAAACATGCGTGGCGAAGCGAAAGGCGGTAAAGAAGTATCTTTCGGCGAATGGGGCTTACAAGCTCAAACTGCTAGCTGGATTACTAACCGTCAAATCGAATCTGCACGTATCGCGATGACTCGTTACATGAAACGTGGCGGTAAAGTTTGGATTAAAATCTTCCCGCACAAACCTTACACGAAAAAACCTCTAGAAGTCCGCATGGGTTCTGGTAAAGGTTCTCCTGAAGGTTGGGTAGCAGTTGTTAAACCAGGAAAAGTAATGTTCGAAATTGCTGGTGTATCTGAAGAGATCGCACGTGAAGCACTTCGTTTAGCATCACATAAGCTTCCTGTTAAATGTAAGATCGTAAAACGTCAAGAAACTGGTGGTGAATCTAATGAAAGCTAATGAAATCCGTGACCTTGCCACTTCTGAAATTGAATTAAAAGTG
This genomic interval from Lysinibacillus sphaericus contains the following:
- a CDS encoding Na+/H+ antiporter family protein is translated as MNAVIVAVAVMLILSLLRINVVLSLVLGAFAGGLTSGMGIQATVESFTEGLGAGATIALSYGLLGGFAIAISKTGIPDLFIAGMLNVLNKNGSSNRKGLVKVLIFLLIFIMAIFSQNLIPIHIAFIPLLIPPILKVLNMLEVDRRIIATLIAVGLIGTYSFVPAGFGAIFQEIVSTQVTNAGMVAQASDVPVAMAIPILGMLVGLGIAFYVYRKPRIYKNTDVETATLNVNVSKSVIISTALALIVSLIAQIATDSMIVGAFAGIMIMYFTGALKWREADEILSEGMKMMAFIGFVMIAANGFASVINATGDVDSLITSSLTYLEGNRSLAVFIMLVIGLVVTMGIGSSFATVPIIATLFVPLAQGLGMSPLAILCLIGTAGALGDAGSPASDSTLGPTAGLNVDGQHNHIWDTCVPTFIFINIPLVLFGWIACVFFL
- the rpsJ gene encoding 30S ribosomal protein S10 gives rise to the protein MAKQKIRIRLKAYDHRILDQSAEKIVETAKRSGASVSGPIPLPTEKSVYTILRAVHKYKDSREQFEMRTHKRLIDIVNPTPQTVDALMKLDLPSGVDIEIKL
- the rplC gene encoding 50S ribosomal protein L3 gives rise to the protein MAKGILGRKIGMTQVFAENGDLIPVTVIEATPNVVLQKKTVETDGYEAIQVGFEDKRVKLSNKPAQGHVAKANTAPKRFIREFRNVNVEEYEVGQEVKVEIFAEGDVIDVTGVTKGKGFQGVIKRHGQSRGPMAHGSRYHRRPGSMGPVAPNRVFKQKKLPGQMGGTVVTIQNLEIVKVDAERNLLLVKGNVPGSKKALVTVKTAIKAN
- the rplD gene encoding 50S ribosomal protein L4 — its product is MTKVSVLSQTGASVGEIELNEAIFGIEPNEAVLFDAVVAQRASLRQGNHKVKNRSEVAGGGRKPWRQKGTGRARQGSIRSPQWRGGGIVFGPTPRSYSYKLPKKVRRLALKSALSAKVVEQNFLVLDALTLAAPKTKEFTKILKDLSLEKKSLFVTADLDENVALSARNIPGVTVLTANGINVLDLLGHEKVVFTKAAVEKVEEVLG
- the rplW gene encoding 50S ribosomal protein L23 — its product is MEARDILKRPVITERSSELMAEKKYTFEVDTRANKTQVKDAVEEIFGVNVEKVNVLNYKGKFKRVGRYGGYTNKRRKAIVKLTADSKDIELFEM
- the rplB gene encoding 50S ribosomal protein L2, which gives rise to MAIKKYKPTSNGRRNMTSLDFAEITTNKPEKSLLEPTKRKAGRNNQGKITVRHHGGGHKKQYRVIDFKRVKDGIPAKVATIEYDPNRSANIALINYADGAKAYILAPKGLEVGQTIVSGPDADIKVGNTLPLANIPMGTTIHNIELKPGKGGQLVRSAGTSAQVLGREDKYVIVRLQSGEVRLVLATCRATIGQVGNEQHELVHIGKAGRSRWLGKRPTVRGSVMNPNDHPHGGGEGRSPIGRKSPMTPWGKPALGYKTRNKKNKSDKFIIRSRKK
- the rpsS gene encoding 30S ribosomal protein S19, yielding MGRSLKKGPFVDDHLMKKVEAQEASEKKQVIKTWSRRSTIFPNFIGLTIAVYDGRKHVPVYVTEDMVGHKLGEFAPTRTYKGHGADDKKTRR
- the rplV gene encoding 50S ribosomal protein L22, whose amino-acid sequence is MTQAKAIARTVRIAPRKVRLVVDLIRGKQVGEAVAILRHTPKAASPVVEKVLKSAVANAEHNYDLDINSLVVSEVFVDEGPTLKRFRPRAQGRASAINKRTSHITLVVSEKKEG
- the rpsC gene encoding 30S ribosomal protein S3; the encoded protein is MGQKVHPIGLRVGIIRDWESKWYAEKDYATLLHEDIKVRKYIETALKDASVSKVEIERAANRVNITIHTAKPGMVIGKGGTEVENLRKYLGELTGKRVHINIIEIKRADLDARLVAENIARQLENRVSFRRAQKQSIQRTMRAGAKGIKTQVSGRLGGADIARAEHYSEGTVPLHTLRADIDYAHAEADTTYGKLGVKVWIYRGEVLPTKKSVEGGK
- the rplP gene encoding 50S ribosomal protein L16, with the translated sequence MLLPKRVKYRREHRGNMRGEAKGGKEVSFGEWGLQAQTASWITNRQIESARIAMTRYMKRGGKVWIKIFPHKPYTKKPLEVRMGSGKGSPEGWVAVVKPGKVMFEIAGVSEEIAREALRLASHKLPVKCKIVKRQETGGESNES